A genome region from Gracilinanus agilis isolate LMUSP501 unplaced genomic scaffold, AgileGrace unplaced_scaffold58016, whole genome shotgun sequence includes the following:
- the LOC123256347 gene encoding vomeronasal type-1 receptor 4-like, producing MLTYNEILGILYLQLTGLGFIWNCILLFLNTINFLTDHRARPKKILIIHLSFSNAMLLLFRGIPTTTRLWRVKCFLNDLEIGIITYMQIISRGLSLSSTCLLSIFQAITISPNDSRWVELKIKAPKCIMPSILLCWVFYLHLDMIVFLQNTGLKNTTASEDGCNTGYRALDLGNKNHIKFIITECVHDIFFLCLMVCSSAYMVLILYRHKRHVNHIHSNSLSTKISPEARATQAILLLVGTFISFNVFSSFFILHVFYSKLAKDWMIHSSVLLSLGYPTISPFILISTGNQIPRTCIHQQVERLLKCTYIGKTSIGIETWNVSAGNGVP from the coding sequence ATGCTGACTTATAATGAAATTCTGGGGATACTCTACCTACAACTAACTGGACTTGGATTCATATGGAACTGCATCCTTCTGTTCCTAAATACCATTAATTTCCTCACTGATCATAGAGCAAGACCTAAAAAAATACTTATCATCCATTTGTCTTTTTCCAATGCCATGTTGCTTCTCTTTAGAGGAATACCCACTACAACAAGACTTTGGAGGGTGAAATGTTTCCTAAATGACCTTGAGATTGGTATAATAACATATATGCAGATAATATCCCGGGGCCTTTCCCTGAGTAGCACTTGCCTCTTGAGTATCTTCCAAGCCATCACTATTAGTCCCAATGACTCCAGATGGGTAGAGCTCAAAATAAAAGCACCAAAGTGCATCATGCCAAGCATTCTTCTTTGCTGGGTTTTTTATCTACATTTAGACATGATTGTATTTCTACAAAACACTGGTCTGAAGAATACCACAGCCAGTGAAGATGGATGCAATACTGGCTATAGAGCTCTAGATTTgggtaataaaaatcatataaaatttataatcacAGAATGCGtccatgacattttttttctctgtctcatgGTATGTTCTAGTGCTTACATGGTCTTAATCCTATACAGACACAAGAGGCATGTTAATCATATTCATAGTAATAGTCTTTCCACAAAAATATCTCCTGAAGCCAGAGCCACACAAGCTATCCTGCTTTTAGTGGGAacctttatttcatttaatgtatttagttctttttttattctacatGTGTTCTATTCTAAACTTGCAAAAGATTGGATGATACATTCCTCAGTCCTCCTCTCTCTAGGTTATCCAACAATCAGCCCTTTTATTTTGATCAGCACTGGCAACCAGATACCCAGGACTTGTATTCATCAGCAGGTTGAAAGACTATTGAAATGCACATACATAGGGAAGACTTCTATAGGCATAGAGACTTGGAATGTTTCTGCTGGAAATGGagtcccctag